One genomic region from Entelurus aequoreus isolate RoL-2023_Sb linkage group LG14, RoL_Eaeq_v1.1, whole genome shotgun sequence encodes:
- the LOC133665355 gene encoding C-C chemokine receptor type 3-like, translating to MDPPDDQYSLLQELLNMINESTYDPSYVQTETVKLCPKLLVNDFGSDFNPPFYYFNFLLSYLGNGLVLYIIFKYEKLNTVTNIFLLNLVLSNILFASSLPFWATYFLSQWVFGSVLCKMVSSAYFIGFYSSILFLTLMTFDRYLAVVHAVSAAKSRKRSYALVSSAVVWCVSILASLKELVFQNVWENPPYGLVCEETGYSRETMDFWRLVSYYQQFSVFFLLPLLMVTYCYVSITVRIMSTRMKEKCRAVKLIFIIIFTFFVCWTPYNVVILLQAVHSSGEEKDCDDSNALDYAMFVTRNIANLYCCISPVFYTFVGKKFQSHFRRILVKKLPCLRRHLSLSSFSTRSSSQKTPHSEYEC from the coding sequence ATGGACCCGCCTGACGATCAGTACTCTCTCCTCCAGGAGCTCCTGAACATGATCAACGAGAGCACGTACGACCCGAGCTACGTTCAGACCGAAACTGTCAAGCTGTGTCCCAAGTTGTTGGTTAACGACTTTGGTTCCGACTTCAACCCGCCGTTCTACTACTTCAACTTCCTGCTGAGTTACCTGGGCAACGGCCTGGTGCTCTACATCATCTTCAAGTACGAGAAGCTCAACACGGTGACCAACATCTTCCTGCTCAACCTGGTCTTGTCCAACATCCTGTTCGCCTCCAGTCTGCCCTTCTGGGCCACCTACTTCCTGTCCCAGTGGGTCTTTGGCAGCGTTCTGTGCAAGATGGTGAGCAGCGCCTACTTCATCGGCTTCTACAGCTCCATCCTCTTCCTCACGCTCATGACCTTCGACCGCTACCTGGCGGTGGTGCACGCCGTGTCGGCCGCCAAGAGCCGCAAGCGGAGCTACGCCCTGGTTTCCTCGGCGGTGGTGTGGTGCGTCAGCATCTTGGCCAGCCTGAAAGAGCTGGTGTTCCAGAACGTGTGGGAGAACCCCCCGTACGGCCTGGTCTGCGAGGAGACGGGCTACTCCAGGGAGACCATGGACTTCTGGCGCCTGGTCAGCTACTACCAGCAGTTCTCCGTCTTCTTCCTGCTGCCGCTCCTCATGGTGACGTACTGCTACGTCAGCATCACCGTGCGCATCATGTCCACGCGCATGAAGGAGAAGTGTCGCGCCGTCAagctcatcttcatcatcatcttcacCTTCTTCGTGTGCTGGACGCCCTACAACGTGGTCATCCTGCTGCAGGCCGTGCACAGCTCCGGCGAGGAGAAGGACTGCGACGACTCCAACGCGCTGGACTACGCCATGTTCGTGACGCGCAACATCGCCAACTTGTACTGCTGCATCAGCCCCGTCTTCTACACCTTCGTGGGGAAGAAGTTTCAGAGCCACTTCAGGAGAATCCTGGTGAAGAAGCTGCCGTGTCTGAGGAGACACCTCAGCCTCAGCAGCTTCTCAACCAGGTCCTCCTCGCAGAAGACGCCACACTCCGAGTACGAGTGCTAA